The DNA window GCGGCCGATGCGGTGGGTGTAGGTCTCCACGGTGTCGGGCATATCGAAGTTGATGACGTGGGAAATGCGTTCGCAGTCGATGCCGCGCGCCGCGATGTCCGTGGCGACCATGATTTCGAAGCGGCCGTCGCGGAAACCGTCCAGGGCGCGCTGGCGCTGATTCTGGCTCATGTTTCCCTGAAGGAAGGTGGCGTTGTAACCCGAGCCCGACAGCTTGCGGGCCAGGTTCTTGGCCTTGTGCTTGGTCTTGGTGAAGATGAGCACGCTCTGGTGCTCGCCGCGATCCAGCAGCCGGGTCAGGAGTTCGCCCTTGAGGCGGCCTTCCGTGGCGTAGAAGCTATGTTCCACGGACTCCACGGGCTTGGTGTTGGCTACCTGGACGGTCTTCGGGTTGACCAGGATCTTGTCCGCGAGCTTGCGGATGTCCTGGGGCATGGTGGCCGAGAAGAGCAAATTCTGACGCTTGGCGGGCAGCTTGGCCAGGATGCGCTTGATGTCGGGCATGAAGCCCATATCGAGCATGCGGTCAGCCTCGTCCAGGACCAGGGTGTCGATGTGGTTCAGGGACACGGACCCCTTGCTCAACAGCCGGACCAGCCGTCCGGGGCAAGCCACGATGATGCGGCAGTGGGAGAAGGCGTGAATCTGGGGATTCATGCCCACGCCGCCGATGACCGCGCCGCAACGGAAGCCGGTGTGCTTGCCCAGTTGATTGAAGTTCTCGTCGATCTGCAGGGCGAGCTCGCGGGTGGGAGCCAGGACCAGAACGCGGGGAATGGCCCGGTCGGCCTTGTTCGCGGTGAGCAGCCGCTGAAGGATGGGCAGGGCGAAGGCGGCCGTCTTGCCGGTGCCGGTCTGGGCCAAGCCCATGACGTCGTGCCCTTTGAGCACGAGGGGGATGGCCTGCTCCTGAATGGGAGTGGGAGTCTCATAGCCGCAATCCTTGATCCCGGCCAGGATGCGCCGGTCCAGGGAGAAAATGGAAAAATTCATAATTGCCTTTGGTAAAAAAACTATATCTTCGACGGCGCGCGACAGCGGTCGGGGTCCGGTTGCCCGGTGTATCGGAAGTGCTCTGGTACGGGAGTAAATCTTGGTTCGACGGGGTGTGGAACGTTGGGTGCCCGATGGGGCTAAGAAGTAATCGTGCGTCCAGTCACGCTGAGCGCTCTCCTTATCGGCTAATGGCGGGACAAAGTAAAGGAGTATTTTGCGAGGTGAAAAAAGACAGGCCCCCGTTCGGGAGTACGGGGGCCTTATCCTAGGGGACATGTCCGGCCGGGAGGGGCCGGACGCATCAGCAGCGGGGCGGCGGACCGGACGCGATGCCCGATCGGGCGTCGGCTACGGACCGGGACGTCGAATCATCCTCTTCCCGCCGGGGGCTGACGCCCGACCGGCAAAGGGGACAGAGGGTTTCGAGGACGAGGGCGTCCCAGGTGCCGCTCCACTGACAGTTGTCGCATTGATAGTGCATGTCTCCTCCAAGTAAATGCGAGACCCCGGTCGGCGACCGGGGTTCGAATGGTGAGTGATGGCGGGATCAGGCCTTGGCCGAGCCGTCGATGGCGATCTTGCGCGACCCGCTCTCGGACTTGCCGGTCCTGGGCATGGTCACGCACAGGACGCCCTTGTCGAGCTTGGCCTTGATCTTGTCGCGGTCCACATCGTCCGGCAGATCGAGGACCCGGCGAAAAGCGCCCGAAGAGCGCTCCACCCTATAGTAGCCCTTGTCCTCGGTCTTTTCCTCGCTGTGCTTTTCAGCGGACAGGATCAGGACATCGCCCTCGACCTCCACGGACAGGTCCTTCTCCTCGATACCGGGGAGATCGGCCTGGACAACATATTCCTTGTCCGTGCCGTAGACGTCCACATTGGGACGGATGGCCATATCCCGCAAACGGGACTCCATCGCGCCGGGGCGAAAAACGGGGTTCGACAATCCGAAACCGGAAAACATGGACTCGACCATACGGTCGAATTCGGCGTGGAACTGGTCCAGCGGTGTGGCGGGTACGCCTTCTCCCGCGTCGTTGCGACGGACCGGGAGGGTCTGCTCGTGTTCCCTCTTGAACCAATTCCAGGGGTTCAGCTTGGTGCTAGCCATAGCGTCCTCCTTGGAAGCAGTTGAAGGTTACCTTTCGACATCCCTTCAATAAGTCCTGTCCGGAGACAGTCAAGAGGGGTGCTTCTTTTTCCGGAGAGGATCAGACCGCCCGGCACATGCGGGGCGGCCGGTTGCGGGCCAATTCGAGCAAGGCGCGGCCTGCCTCGGCCAATTCTCCGCTGTTGTCGATGGTCCGCAGGGCCGGGTGATCGACGGCGTAGTCCCCGGCGCGCGCGAGTCTGCGCTCGACCTCCCCGGCGGACTCCCGGCCGCGCAGGATCAGACGCTGGCGCAGGATGTCCGTGTCCACGGCCACCAACACCGGGATCAGATCCGGATAGCGGCGGGCGGCCTCGGGCAGGTAGGCCCGGGAGCCGTTGACCACCACGTTCAGGCCCGCCTCCATCCAGGCGTCGATCTCCACGCCCACGCCGTAGCGGTTGCCGTGGCTGTCCCAGGCCAGGGCGAACAGCCCCCGGTCCAGGCGGGCCCGGTATTCGTCGGGCAGCAGGGCCACATGGTTCTCGCCCCCGGCGTCGGCCGGCCGGGTGATGTAGCGATGGGCGAAG is part of the Desulfovibrio sp. Huiquan2017 genome and encodes:
- the phnN gene encoding phosphonate metabolism protein/1,5-bisphosphokinase (PRPP-forming) PhnN, whose translation is MNRGKLVYVVGPSGCGKDSIMLYARKHCPGDEAAFAHRYITRPADAGGENHVALLPDEYRARLDRGLFALAWDSHGNRYGVGVEIDAWMEAGLNVVVNGSRAYLPEAARRYPDLIPVLVAVDTDILRQRLILRGRESAGEVERRLARAGDYAVDHPALRTIDNSGELAEAGRALLELARNRPPRMCRAV
- a CDS encoding DEAD/DEAH box helicase, translating into MNFSIFSLDRRILAGIKDCGYETPTPIQEQAIPLVLKGHDVMGLAQTGTGKTAAFALPILQRLLTANKADRAIPRVLVLAPTRELALQIDENFNQLGKHTGFRCGAVIGGVGMNPQIHAFSHCRIIVACPGRLVRLLSKGSVSLNHIDTLVLDEADRMLDMGFMPDIKRILAKLPAKRQNLLFSATMPQDIRKLADKILVNPKTVQVANTKPVESVEHSFYATEGRLKGELLTRLLDRGEHQSVLIFTKTKHKAKNLARKLSGSGYNATFLQGNMSQNQRQRALDGFRDGRFEIMVATDIAARGIDCERISHVINFDMPDTVETYTHRIGRTGRAGRSGHAVSLVTGEDKTQVRDIERVMRVKLTRQSL
- a CDS encoding Hsp20/alpha crystallin family protein, coding for MASTKLNPWNWFKREHEQTLPVRRNDAGEGVPATPLDQFHAEFDRMVESMFSGFGLSNPVFRPGAMESRLRDMAIRPNVDVYGTDKEYVVQADLPGIEEKDLSVEVEGDVLILSAEKHSEEKTEDKGYYRVERSSGAFRRVLDLPDDVDRDKIKAKLDKGVLCVTMPRTGKSESGSRKIAIDGSAKA